A segment of the uncultured Desulfobulbus sp. genome:
CTTCGGGTTTATTGAAATCAAATGTAGTGAATAGTTGGTGAACTATTTTGTTTCTCTCTAAAATTATTGCTTCAATTTTACTTTTCCATACGATTTGTTGTTCATTCGTTCCAAATTTTATATTAACGCTAAATCTTATCTCATCTTTCGACAGGTCTCCATCTTCAGATGTAGAGGAATTATCTGATAGTATTTTGTCGCAAAAAAGTCTTCCTACACAACCCATCGTTTTTTGCGAGAGGTGATTGGCGTTCTTCTTAAGTTGATCAATCGGGGGAGTACTTTCGGGATTGGTGCTAACAACCAAAGAGAAACATCCTCTTGAAACAGCATATTTAAATAATAATTCAATCCTCTGGAATAGGACGAGACACTTGCCCACCTTTTGATGCACGTCACCCCATAGTTCATTATTGTTACCGAATTGATCGTTACTCATTGAAATATTAACTATTCACCTGTTTGCCGTTTAACCTCATCCAAGGTCTTGCCGTCCTGATATTTCCATTCGATCCAACCATTGGCATTTCTACCAAGTACGGTACCAGCAGCCCCGCTAGGCGAACTGAATATATAATTTGATGTAAATTTCAGTACATCACCATCTTCTTGTAAAATATTCTGATCAAGTAGTTTCTTTCGGGTTGTGGTAATCCAGTTCTGTATACTCTTGCTCTCAGATTTGTTGCAGGTGCTACCAGCAAAGACTACTAACCCATCCTCAGCATATTCACCCTGTGCCAAGGCATCCTTACCCTTGCATGTCAGTATATCTTTTTTCTGTTTAGACTTGACGATACTATCAAAAATTGGATAACCCAACGTTGATACAAGGATTTTTATGGTATCGAAGTTATCCATTAAATCAACTTCAACGGGTTCCGGAATATACGGCTTTGTGGGTACCTGATTGTTTTCAAGTGAATACCGATCAGCATTCAAAGCCTCAGCATGGCAGTACCATTCAAGAAATTTCACATGAGATTTGGTAAAGAACTGTGTTTTTGAAACTGCTATAATTGCAACATTCCAGAAATCCTTGGTCTTGTTGTGCTGCTTCAGTCTTGAAAAGCAGTTTTCCGCCTCACCAATATATAAGATTGGTTTCGCTCCTTCATCTGATGAACCTATCAGGAAATACACGCCTACACTTTGAACCTCACTGCGTGTTGCCACATCCTCAAGGCTTGAACGTGGTATAAGCATTGTTTG
Coding sequences within it:
- a CDS encoding GIY-YIG nuclease family protein, encoding MTKAKGKTIQIFLPDGNPRGVKIADITSRTVQTMLIPRSSLEDVATRSEVQSVGVYFLIGSSDEGAKPILYIGEAENCFSRLKQHNKTKDFWNVAIIAVSKTQFFTKSHVKFLEWYCHAEALNADRYSLENNQVPTKPYIPEPVEVDLMDNFDTIKILVSTLGYPIFDSIVKSKQKKDILTCKGKDALAQGEYAEDGLVVFAGSTCNKSESKSIQNWITTTRKKLLDQNILQEDGDVLKFTSNYIFSSPSGAAGTVLGRNANGWIEWKYQDGKTLDEVKRQTGE